In Deinococcus sedimenti, the genomic stretch AGCGAGACGCTCTGGGCCTCTTGCTTGGTTCTGTATATGAATATATGCTCAGATATGGAATCTAAAGTCTTGTATCCAGCGCTGTTCGCCTTCACGCTGCTGTACCTGCTGCTGGCGTTTGTCTGGCGCTCGGTGCTGGTCTGGCGGCGAACGGGGGCCAATCCGTATGTGCTGCCCCAGGATGACAGTCCGCAGGGATATGTCGGCGCAGCCATGCGCCTCTTGATGGCCGCCGTGCTGCTGACCACGGGGGTGATGGCCGCTGTACCTCAGTCGGCGGACCTGATGGGGTTATTGCCGTGGTTGGTCAGCCCCGCGCTTCAGAGTGGCGGCTGGCTCCTGATGGCCGATGCCCTGGGGCTAACCCTGGTGGCCCAGGCCCAGATGGGCGCATCCTGGCGCATCGGACTGGATGCGCGGGCGCGGACCGCTTTGGTGCAAAGCGGGGTGTTTGCCCGCTCGCGCAATCCGATTTTCCTGGCCATGCGCCTGATGCTGCTGGGCTTGTTCCTGGCCGCGCCACAGGCCGTGACCCTGACGCTGCTGGTGGCGGGGGAGGTCCTGATGCAGGTGCAGGTCCGGCTGGAGGAGGCCTACTTGCACGGTGTCCATGGGGAGACGTACGAGGCGTACCGCGCACGGGTCCCGCGCTGGTTGTGACCAGGGCGGTCGCAGCCCCGCCCCCTGGTGTGAAGAGACAGCGGCAGCGGATGCGCGGCGCTGCGTCGGCCGTCCCCTGGTCCGTGCCCCCATGAACAGCCAAGTGAAACCCCGACTTTTCGGCTCATTGCTACTGCGATGCCGAGCCGTACCGTTGACGGCTTCCCGTCGACGGTTTTTCAACCGTCTTCTTTGTATCGTCCTGATCGGCCTTTTTCCATTTTTTTGCCCGGCACTCTACCGCCTGCCCTGATGGCTGCTCACTCCGGCAAGCACGTCACCAGCCCGCGCTCCAGCGCCAGCAGCGCCGCGGCCGCCGGCACCAGGAACACGTGCCACACCCGCCCATCCTCCCCCACCACCTGCTCCCCCGTCACGTGCATCGGCACCCCCGGACAAAACCACCGTGTCACCCGTGCCCCCGGTCCTCTCGGCGCATCATTGCAGATCACCGCCAACGCCATCCCCGCATCCACCGCCGCCTGAAAATGCGCCCGGTAGTTCGCCGCATCCCCGCCCACCCACCGCGCTGGACGAATCTTCACGCCCCGCGGCACTGGCCAGTCCAGCACCACCTCCGGCAGCTCGGGCGGCCACACCGCTTCGGGACTCACGGCTTCACCTTGAGCTTCACCTTCGGCTCGTACGCGGCCTCCACCCGGCACCCCGGCCGCCCTTGCAGCGGCAACGCGTACACGCCCACCCCGAACAACTCCGCCACCTCGACGGCCAGGTCCGCATCCAGATCCGCCACGTCCAGCACCTCCCCCTCCGCATCCAGCAGCCCCACGCCAGCGCAGCTGCTCACGATCACCGACGCGGCCGCCGGGCAGCACGCCACCACCCGCACCGCCAACGCCCGCACCGCCGCCTCCGTCTCCCCGATCAATGCCCGCTGCACCACCACCGTCCACCGGAACGGCTCCGACCACCCCGTCACGCGGCCAGCAGGACCGCCACCCCCCGCTGCACCTCCCCCCACACCTGCGCCGCATGCGCCGACGGCAGATCCTGCACCCGCGCCACCGCCCCCCGCAGCGCCCCATCCGCCCCACTCAATCCCTCCAAGATCAGCAGGTCCTCCAGGGTCAGGATCATGATCCGGTCCAGTGCCCCCAACACCCCCACATCACCCCAGACCCGCAGCAGACCGCCCAGCACCTCCCGCGCCAGGGTCCGCGTCAACCACCGCCCATCATCCGCCCTGGGCGCCTCGCCCAGCGCCAACCGCACCACGGTCTCCACGATAGGCACGGCGTCGGTCCGAAGGCCAGGGGCTTGCATCTCATGCCCTTCACCCTCACTGGCCTGGAGGTGACCCGCCCGGCCCCCCATTGGGGTCTAACGTTCGTCACCCCCACGCATGACAGGGCGCAGGGCCTGACAAGACAACGGCATCAGCGCCCCGGCGGGCTGAACGAGCACCTCCGGCAGGCATCGCCTCTCCCCCCGGCACACCCTCCATCCACAGGGTAGGGTGGGAATCGCGGGGCCACTGGTACAGCTACACGGCAGCCCGCATTCTGCTGGTCGCCAGCCTGCTGAAAGTGCTTCCGGCTCGACGGTGGGCCGTCGTGATCGCAGATCGGGAGTTCGAGCCTGGGTTGTTCTGAGTGCGTTGGACGCGGTTTTTCGGGTGCGCTACCGAAACGATGTATGACGGACGGTCAATCTGTGGGTCGTACAGTCAGCGGTCGTCGTCGCGTTTGTGAGTGTACATGCGTGTATCTGCGAGTCGCAGCGCCCGGCTGGGGCTGCGGGTGTCGGTAGGTACGTCCGCCGTGCCGAGCGCCGCGGTGATCGGAAACCCAGCGGCCTGCGTGGCACGCACGGCATGATCGGTCAGGTGCTGCAACCGGTCGGGCGTGCCGTCACGGTCGAGCAGGGCGTACTCGTCTCCGCCGAGGCGGAACGCGCGGACCGTGTCGTGCCGCAGGTGCCGCGCGAAGGTCCGGAGCAGGTCGTCACCGCTGGCATGTCCGTGTTCGTCGTTGATGCGTTTCATACCGTTCAGGTCGATGAAGCCCAGCGTGAATGCTTGCCCTTCGAGGGTCTGCAGGGTCTCGTCGAGTGCACGGCGGTTGCCGAGTCCGGTCAGCGGGTCGGTCTGCGCGAGGCGTTCGAGGTGCTGCATGGCCGCGTCCCGTTCGAGGGCGATGCTGACGCTGCGGGCCGCGGAGCTCAGGAGGCGTTGTTCCTGCGCGGTCCAGATGGCCGGCTCGTCCTGGCGCGTGAGCAGCAGCACGAACTGGTCCTGATCACCGTCGGTTCTCAACGGCAGCCACGCGGCGCTGCGAACTCCGGCGTTCAGCAGATGGTCGATGGCGCCATCGGAGTCTGTGTAGTCGTCGTGAAAGGTATTCGTGGTGGGCAGCATGAGAGGCTCGCCGAACGCGAGACGCCGGGTGAGCAGGGCCGTGAGGTGCTCCCCGCGGGGTGTGGAGGCGTCGGTCACGAGGGTAAGATGACCGTCCTGGACGTGTAGCAGGCCGCTCCAGTCGACGCGCATGCTGCGGTGCAGGACGATCATGGCAGCGGCGGCAGTCTCGGTGGGCGTGTGCTGGTCGGCGCTGAGTGCGTGAATGTCCGTCATGGCGGCCGTGAACGTCGTGGCCTGCGCCAGCTGATCGTGGAGGACGTAGCGGGTGACGCTGTCCGTGAGGGCCTGCGCCGCGCCGCGCAGGATCTGGCGCTGCGCGGGTGTGAGAAGCGGCCCCTCGGCATGTAGGGCCGCGAGGGTGGTGCCGCCGAGCCCGGTGAGGGGTTCGGCAGGCCCGGCGAGGTGAGAGGCGGCGTCCAGGGCAGTGATCTTCACCCTGTGGTCTGGCAGCAGCGTCTGCGCCCAGGTTAGCGGACGCTGGACGGCTGGCGCGTCGGGCGTGTCGAGCAGGAGATGCTGGCACAGCACATCCAGACCGTCATCAGCCCTGGGCGCCACGTTCCCCTTGGCCGTCACGGATGACACCGCATCGGCGGAAATGCGGAAGCGCAGGAGGGAGACATTGCTGGGCTGGCGGATGGACGCGTCATGGGAGGACAGCATAGGTCGTCCATCCCTTGAAACCACTCTACGTGCGTTGATCAAGTGCTGAAGGAGCGGCCTCCCCGGCGGCGGGGAACCGAGGGGGCCAGGCGCATCCGGCGCGGCACAGTGGTGTCCAGTGGGCACCGCTGTCTATCTCAGAGTCTGTCTGGAAAGCGGTTTGAGAGAGGAGCTCCGAACTCAGCGTACTGTTTGTTATGACTCGGCACCGACACCACCCGAGCGACACCAGGGACGCTGAATAGGCCATCCTCTACCCACTGATTCCCGCGCCAAAACCAGGTGGACGTCCAGCACCCATCAATCACCGGGATGTCGTTGACGCCATCTTCTCCATCACGCGGGGCGGCGTGTCCTGACGCATGTTGTCGGCCGAATTGCCGCACTGAAAGGCGGTGGCCAGCTACTGCCGACAGTGGACGCGTGATGGGGTCTGGCAGCGCGTCAATGACGCGCTGCGCACCCAGACCCGAACGGCCATAGGCCGAAACGCCTGCCGTTAAACGGGCGTTGTAGATTCCCGGAGCGTGATAGACCTCCCAAAAAGGGAGGGTAGACCAGGCACGGTATCGGTCCGAAGGCCAGAGGCTTGCATCAGTCCTGTGGTCATGCCCTTCACACTCACTGGATAGGGGGTGATCCGCCCGGCCCACCAATGGCGTCTCCGTCGTCAACCCCACGCATGGCAGGTGCAAGGCCCGACAGGACATGCCCCTGGCACCCACACGCCTTCGTGAAACCGCGCCGCCCACAGGGTAGGGTGGGAAGCGCGGGGTCACCGGTTTGGAGAACTCGACCCGCAGCATCCACGCCGTGACCCTGGGGAGGGACACGGCGTTTCCCCTGTCGTCACCCCTACGCACCCCACCCTGCAGGCATGAGCGATCCCGGCGCGCCCATCCTCGGCACCGTCCTCCGCGCCTGGCGCACCCCCACCAGCGAAGGCTGCCAGCTCCGCACCGAAGACGGCCCCCTCACCCTCTACGGTCCCCTTCCCCCCGTCACCCCCGGCTGCACCCTCCGCGCCTGGACCGAAGGCTCCACCCTCACCCGCGCCGAACGCGTCATCACCCCCTACGAACTCGCCCGCGCCTTCTACAGCCGCCTGCGCCCACCCCAGAAGGCCACCGCCCTGGAACTCCTCCCCCGACTCGGCCCGGACCCCCACCACACCGTCACCCAGAACGCCCCCAGCCTCCCCACCCGCGTCCCCGCCAGCATCGCCCAGGCCCTCACCCGCCACGCCCGCCGCGAAAGCCGCCTCTACGGCGCCCTCCAGGCCCTCGCCGATCTCGGCCTCCCCCCAGAACACACCCACGCCCTCCTCAACCAGCACGGCGCCGGTGCCCCCAGCGCCTTCCGCGAGCAGCCGTACCTCGCCATCCGCCACGGCATCCCCTTGCGCGTCCTCGACCATGCCGCCCGACTCCAGGGTCTTAGCACCTTCGACCCCCGCCGCGGCCCCGCCCTCGCGTACGAACTCACCCGCCGCGCCGCCCTCGCGTACGGCCACACCTGCCTCCCCCTGCCCGTCCTCGCCGGGGAACTCCGGGACAGTCATGCACTCGACGATGACGAAGCCCAGCAGGCCATTGAAGACGCCCTGAACGGTCAGCTCCTCCTGGAAGACGCTCAGGCGGCCTTCCTCCCCGAGCAGCACCGCGTGGAAGCCTGGCTCGCCGACGACATCGCCCGACTCATGGCCAGCACGCCCGCACGGGTGTCCGTCCCTGCCACGCCCGGATTGACGACGGAGCAGCGCGCAGCCGTACTTCTCGCGGCGGGCACGGCCGTCAGTGTCATCACCGGCGGACCCGGCACCGGCAAGACCACCACGCTCCGCGCCCTCCTCGACGCCCTGGACGCCGCCAACCTCCGAAGCGTCCTGTGCGCCCCCACCGGGAAGGCCGCCAGCCGCATGCAGCAGAGCACGGGCCGCTACGCCACCACCCTCCACCGCCTGCTCAGCTACGACGGTCACAAGTTCAGCAGCGGCATCCTCCCCGGCGACGTCTTCGTGGTCGACGAGGTCAGCATGGCCAGCAACGCCCTGCTCGGCGCGCTCCTGCGCTCCGTCCGCGATGGCGCCCGTGTCATCCTCGTTGGCGACGAGGACCAGTTGCCCCCCATCGACCCCGGCCACCCCCTCGCCGCGCTCACCCGCACCGTCCCCACCGGGCGCCTCACGCAGACGCACCGCCAGGCCGCCGGAAGTCCCATCCTCACCCTCGCCGCCCAGCTCATCAGCGGGGAGAGCCCCGCCCAGACCGGCGTGCCGTTCGTGAGCGCGACGTCCGCCGAGGACATCGTGCAGCTCGTGCTGGCCCGCCAAGGCCAGGCGCGTCCGATGATCCTGACCGCCGGACGCGCCGGACCCCTCGGCGTGGACGCCCTGAACCTCGCCCTGCAGGCCGCCCTCAACCCCGGCGACACCCGCCTCCGCGCCGGGGACCCCATCCTCGTCACCCGCAACAACCACGACACCGGCCTGATGAACGGCATGACCGGCACCGTCACCCACGCCGGGAAGCACCTCACCTGCGTCATCGAGGACACCGAGCACACCTTCACCCCAGGCGACCCCACCCTCACCCTCGCGTACGCCATGACCATCCACCGCAGCCAGGGCAGCGAGTGGCCGGACGTCATCGTCACCCTCGCCCCCGAACATGACCGCCTCCTCTCCCGCCAGCTCGCGTACACGGCCGTCACCCGCGCCAAGGACACCCTGACCGCATCCGGCCTCCGCGCCGCCTGGACGTACGCCGCGCACACTGGCGCCCCCCGCCGCAACAGCCGACTTGAACACTTCCTCAAACGCTGAGCCGGTCACCCCCACGACCGCCACCCTCATCACCATGCTGAGCACGCCCCTCACCCGGCACATCCTGCGCGAACTCGTCAAGGGCGGCGAACAGTACGCGTACGGCCTCCACCTCTCCCTCGGCGTCACCCCAGGAAAAGCCCACAACACCCTACGCGACCTGCACGCTCAGGGACTCGCGGCGCGCCGCACGGAAGAGGAAAACGCCACGGATTCATCGAAGCCCCCCCGGACGTTCTACGCACTCACACCAGAAGGTCTCACGTTCGTCCGGGCGCTCCTGCAGACCACCACGCCCACCCCCGATTCCGACCCGTCACCCCCAGCGGGGGGCCGGTCGTCGTCACCCCCACGCAAGGGACCGTGCTCCACATGACGCCCCCACGCCCCCACCCCCAGCGGGGGGCCAGTCGTCGTCACCCCCACGCAGGGGACCGTGCTCCACATGACGCCCCCACGCCCCTGCCCCCCCACCGGTAGATCCGTGACGGTCACCCCTACGCATGGGACCGTGCCAGACATGACGACCGCCCTGACCCTCCCCCTCACCCCTCCCAACTGGTGGGAACTGTGCTGGCTCGACGGCACGTTCCGGCAGCGCCGCCCCGCCCCCACCCCAACCCCATCCCCGGCTCCTGGCAGCGCCCCCTCCCCTGCGGCGTCACCCCCCTCGCCCACCACCTCGGCCGTGGCGGCACCGTCCTCTGGACGGACGGCGCCCTCCTCCCCGGTGTCGGCGATCACACCCTCCCCATCCTCTCCCGCGCCTGGCTCAGCACCCTCGCCGCCCTCCGCAGCCCCCACGACGACAGCACCGCCCACCGCCACCTCCGCCTCGACCTCCTCACCACCGCCCTCCACCACCCCGACCCCACCTGGAGTGCCCCCTGGATCGACTGCGGCCTCCACATTCAGGACGCCACCTGCGGCCCCTGGACCCTCTACCGCGTGCACGCCGGCGGCACCACCACCCGCGTCTTCCCCTTCGAGGTCCCCACCTGGGCCGCCGAGGACCTCCACACCCGCCCCATCCGCCTCTGGTCCGACCACGTCCCCACACCCACCACCGAGCACGAGCCCCCCACCACGCCCGTCCTCCTCTGGCCGGCCGCCCGCCCCCTCACCGACCTGCTCACCGCGCTCACGCACCTGCACCCCGAGGAGCGCACCGACCTGCACCGCGCCGCCCGCCGCGTGGCCCTCACCACGGCCACCGAACTCGCCCACGACCCCCAGTGGATCGACACGCCCGACGTGCTGCGCGTATGACCCCCGAACCGCGCGCCCACTCTCCCCCCACCCTCACCCCGTCCACCGAACCTCGCCTCCCCCCATCCGGAGCTCACCCATGCAGAAATCCCCAGCCGCACGCACCCAAGGGTTCACCCTGATCGAACTGCTCGTCGTCATCGCCATCATCGGCGTCCTCGCCGCGATCCTGCTCCCCACCTTCAGCGACGCGCAGAAACGCCCGCACGACACCGCTGCCCTTCAGTGCGGCCGGGCGATCGTCACCTTCCAGACCACCGCGAACCTCACCCGGGGCGCGTACGCCAGCCCCCTGACCGACATGGGCCGCGACGTCGCCGAAGCCTGCACCACCGCCGGCGTCCGCGTGTCCCTCAACGACAAACGCGCCACGAACGCCGCCGCCACCGTGAGTCAGTCCGTCTCCACCAGCGCCAGCAACTACGCCTTCCAGGTCTTCCACCCGCAGGGCAGTGGGTACTACCTCTACAACCTCGCCAACAGCCCCACCACCGGCGAGCGTCTCAACCGCCTGTTCACGTGGTGACCCCCATCCGTCAGGAGTCCAGCATGCACACCCGCACCCACACTCAAGGGTTCACCCTCATTGAACTGCTCGTCGTGATCGCCATCATCGGCGTCCTCGCCGCGATCCTCCTCCCCACCTTCAGTGACGCGCAGAAGAAACCTCACGACACCGCTGCCCTCCAGTGCGGCCGGGCCATCGTCACGGGCGCCGTGGCGTACCGCGCCGGGAACGGCGGTGCCCTGCCCGCCGCGCCCTTCTCCCCGGACGTCCTGGGCAGTGACGTCAAGGAGGCCTGCGCGGGTCAGCGCGTCATGCCGTACGCCGTGCCCAAATCCACGACCGGCACCGAGTACGCCATTACGAGCATCGACAGCAAAGGCATGCCCTCGTTCTTCGTCGCCAACAGTCGCGGCAGCGGGGCGTTCGCCACCAGCAACGACGATACGTCCTGCGGCGCGAGCGGCTGCAAACTCCGCTTCCTCACCTGGTCCGCCTGGGGCCTGTAATGCACCGACCGAACACGACCGCCACGGGATTCACGCTGATCGAGATTCTTCTGGTCACGGTCATGATCGGCATCCTCGCGGCCGTGCTCGTCCCCACGCTCACCGGCGTCCGCAAACGCCCCCACAACGTCGCGGCGCTCCAGTGTGGCCGCGCCCTCGTCACCGCGCAGGTCACCTACCACGCCCGCACGGGTGAGTACGCCAGCCGCGTCGCCCAGCTCGCCCAGCCGGACGTCACCCGCACCTGCCGGGACGTGCAGGTCACGTACGCCGGTGATCCCGCCGCCGCGCTCCCCGCCACCGGGTCACAGACCATCACCGCCACCACCGACGGGTTCGGCCTGGACCTCTGGAATCCCCGCGGGGACGTCATCTACCGCTACGTCACGTGGGCGGACCCCCAGGTTCCCGCCCGGACTTTCACGCCCGTTCGCCCCTGACAGGAGAGTCATGAAACAGCGCACCCAAGGATTCACCCTGATCGAGCTCCTCGTTGTGATCGCCATCATCGGCGTGCTCGCCAGCCTCCTCCTGCCCACGTTCAGCAACGCGCAGAAACGCCCGCACGATACGGCCGCCCTGCAGTGCGGACGCGCCATCATCACCGCGCAGACCACCCGCAAGATCAGTGTCGGCACGTACGGCACGGCACCCGCTGCACTCGGACCGGACGTGACGGAAGCCTGCACGGGCATCGAAGTTCAGAGTTACGTGGCGGGGTTCACTCCAGGGCCGAATCAGGCCGGGAACGGCCTGATCGGCGCGGACGCCCTGAACTACAACTTCTACGTGTACAGCCGGAAGGGCACCAGCTCGTACTACACCAGCACCGGCGACGGCTGGAAGCTCCGCCCGTCATCCGCCACGTTCTGATGACCACGCCCGACACAGACGACCGCGACCAGGACGACCGCGACCGGAACGTGCACGCCCGCCTGACCGAGCTGCTGGGCGACACCCTCCGCATCAGCCGCGAACTGCTGCACATGGTCCACGTGACCCTCACGCCCCCGCCCCCCCTCGCCACCGTCCCACCCAGCGCCGTGCGCACCCTCCTCGCCGCCCGCCGCCAGGAACTGGACCGGCACCTGCAGGTCATCGCACGGGAAACCGACGTGCTGCGCGACCTGCCTCCCAGGAGACCCACCATGCATCAGTCCACGCAGGGCTTCACGCTCATCGAGCTCCTCGTCGTGATCGCCATCATCGGCGTCCTCGCGGCCCTCCTGCTCCCGACCTTCGCCGGTGCTCAGAAAAAACCCTACGACGTGGCCGCGCAGCAGTGCGGCCGGGCGATCGTAGCCGCGCAGATCCCGTACCGCGCCGCCAACGGCACCTACACCAATGACCCGGCCGTGCTGGGCAGTGACGTCAAGGAAGCGTGCCGGGACGCGGGCGTGCAGGTCGGCGTCCACGCGACCACCCCGACCGCCGCGACCTCCGCGTACCTGATGAGTGGATCGGACGCGAACAATTTCGCCCTCACAGCCTTCCACCCCAAAGGGACCGGGTACTACCGCTACTGGCTCGGTTCCCCCACGCCGGTCCCCAGCGGGGACCGACTGAACACGCTCTTCCCGTACTGACGCCCGACCGTGACTGACCTGGTCGCCCGCGCGCGGTGCCGCGCACCCCCGGCGGATCGCCCGCGCCCCCTGACACCCGCTTGCCCCACCCCTGGAGGTTCCATGACCCGCACTCGAATCCTGCTCACACTGCTCTGCCTGTCCGGTGGTGCCGGCGCCTTCCCGGTCTACCCGCCGGATGACGGAGGCGGGAGCGTCACCTGCACGTTCATCGTCACGGCGAAAGGCGTGACCGCCATCTGTTGAACCCCTCCCGCGTGCGGTGCCGCGCCCCTCCCAGGGCACGCCTGCACCGCCCCGTCCGCCCAGACTCAAACCCCCTGTCCTTTCACCGAGGTATTCATGAAAAAAGTTCGTACTGCTGGTCTGATGCTGCTGCTCTCCGTGTTCAGTTCCGTTGCGGGGGCCTATCCCGTCTACCCGCCGGACGATGGCCTGATCGGGTACACGCACTGCATCATTTTCGTCACTCCCAACGTCACGGTCCCCTGCTGACCCCCTGAGTGAGCCCGGAGACCAGCTGGTCTCCGGGCTCACGCGTGGTGATGGCTGGAGGGCACGGGTGCCCTCCAGCCTGTTTCATGCCGCGCGGTGGCTGCGCTTGTCTCAGGCGTCGAAGAGGGAGGGTTGCGTGAGCACGGGCGCCACACTCGC encodes the following:
- a CDS encoding methyltransferase family protein; protein product: MESKVLYPALFAFTLLYLLLAFVWRSVLVWRRTGANPYVLPQDDSPQGYVGAAMRLLMAAVLLTTGVMAAVPQSADLMGLLPWLVSPALQSGGWLLMADALGLTLVAQAQMGASWRIGLDARARTALVQSGVFARSRNPIFLAMRLMLLGLFLAAPQAVTLTLLVAGEVLMQVQVRLEEAYLHGVHGETYEAYRARVPRWL
- a CDS encoding GGDEF domain-containing protein: MLSSHDASIRQPSNVSLLRFRISADAVSSVTAKGNVAPRADDGLDVLCQHLLLDTPDAPAVQRPLTWAQTLLPDHRVKITALDAASHLAGPAEPLTGLGGTTLAALHAEGPLLTPAQRQILRGAAQALTDSVTRYVLHDQLAQATTFTAAMTDIHALSADQHTPTETAAAAMIVLHRSMRVDWSGLLHVQDGHLTLVTDASTPRGEHLTALLTRRLAFGEPLMLPTTNTFHDDYTDSDGAIDHLLNAGVRSAAWLPLRTDGDQDQFVLLLTRQDEPAIWTAQEQRLLSSAARSVSIALERDAAMQHLERLAQTDPLTGLGNRRALDETLQTLEGQAFTLGFIDLNGMKRINDEHGHASGDDLLRTFARHLRHDTVRAFRLGGDEYALLDRDGTPDRLQHLTDHAVRATQAAGFPITAALGTADVPTDTRSPSRALRLADTRMYTHKRDDDR
- a CDS encoding AAA family ATPase, with product MSDPGAPILGTVLRAWRTPTSEGCQLRTEDGPLTLYGPLPPVTPGCTLRAWTEGSTLTRAERVITPYELARAFYSRLRPPQKATALELLPRLGPDPHHTVTQNAPSLPTRVPASIAQALTRHARRESRLYGALQALADLGLPPEHTHALLNQHGAGAPSAFREQPYLAIRHGIPLRVLDHAARLQGLSTFDPRRGPALAYELTRRAALAYGHTCLPLPVLAGELRDSHALDDDEAQQAIEDALNGQLLLEDAQAAFLPEQHRVEAWLADDIARLMASTPARVSVPATPGLTTEQRAAVLLAAGTAVSVITGGPGTGKTTTLRALLDALDAANLRSVLCAPTGKAASRMQQSTGRYATTLHRLLSYDGHKFSSGILPGDVFVVDEVSMASNALLGALLRSVRDGARVILVGDEDQLPPIDPGHPLAALTRTVPTGRLTQTHRQAAGSPILTLAAQLISGESPAQTGVPFVSATSAEDIVQLVLARQGQARPMILTAGRAGPLGVDALNLALQAALNPGDTRLRAGDPILVTRNNHDTGLMNGMTGTVTHAGKHLTCVIEDTEHTFTPGDPTLTLAYAMTIHRSQGSEWPDVIVTLAPEHDRLLSRQLAYTAVTRAKDTLTASGLRAAWTYAAHTGAPRRNSRLEHFLKR
- a CDS encoding type IV pilin protein, with the protein product MQKSPAARTQGFTLIELLVVIAIIGVLAAILLPTFSDAQKRPHDTAALQCGRAIVTFQTTANLTRGAYASPLTDMGRDVAEACTTAGVRVSLNDKRATNAAATVSQSVSTSASNYAFQVFHPQGSGYYLYNLANSPTTGERLNRLFTW
- a CDS encoding type II secretion system protein, coding for MHTRTHTQGFTLIELLVVIAIIGVLAAILLPTFSDAQKKPHDTAALQCGRAIVTGAVAYRAGNGGALPAAPFSPDVLGSDVKEACAGQRVMPYAVPKSTTGTEYAITSIDSKGMPSFFVANSRGSGAFATSNDDTSCGASGCKLRFLTWSAWGL
- a CDS encoding type IV pilin protein, which encodes MHRPNTTATGFTLIEILLVTVMIGILAAVLVPTLTGVRKRPHNVAALQCGRALVTAQVTYHARTGEYASRVAQLAQPDVTRTCRDVQVTYAGDPAAALPATGSQTITATTDGFGLDLWNPRGDVIYRYVTWADPQVPARTFTPVRP
- a CDS encoding type II secretion system protein — protein: MKQRTQGFTLIELLVVIAIIGVLASLLLPTFSNAQKRPHDTAALQCGRAIITAQTTRKISVGTYGTAPAALGPDVTEACTGIEVQSYVAGFTPGPNQAGNGLIGADALNYNFYVYSRKGTSSYYTSTGDGWKLRPSSATF
- a CDS encoding type IV pilin protein, which encodes MTTPDTDDRDQDDRDRNVHARLTELLGDTLRISRELLHMVHVTLTPPPPLATVPPSAVRTLLAARRQELDRHLQVIARETDVLRDLPPRRPTMHQSTQGFTLIELLVVIAIIGVLAALLLPTFAGAQKKPYDVAAQQCGRAIVAAQIPYRAANGTYTNDPAVLGSDVKEACRDAGVQVGVHATTPTAATSAYLMSGSDANNFALTAFHPKGTGYYRYWLGSPTPVPSGDRLNTLFPY